One part of the Amaranthus tricolor cultivar Red isolate AtriRed21 chromosome 16, ASM2621246v1, whole genome shotgun sequence genome encodes these proteins:
- the LOC130802735 gene encoding auxin-responsive protein SAUR72: MRQFIKRLSKVADSSSCSSSKSYSLLRSDSLTSPRPNRRSGVAKKPSYMRRRSVPSGHVPVYVGEEMERFNVSADLMNHPVFVRLLNISAQEYGYEQKGALRIPCNVVVFERVLDAIRCGRDVSFEVRDLINSSSDELLFV, translated from the coding sequence ATGAGGCAGTTCATAAAAAGGCTATCCAAAGTTGCAGATTCATCTTCatgttcatcatcaaaatcatacTCTCTTCTCCGATCTGATTCTTTGACGTCACCTCGTCCGAATCGGAGATCCGGAGTCGCAAAGAAACCGTCGTATATGAGACGACGATCTGTTCCATCAGGACATGTTCCGGTTTACGTTGGAGAAGAAATGGAAAGATTTAATGTGAGCGCCGATCTAATGAACCATCCTGTTTTTGTCAGGCTTTTGAATATATCGGCACAAGAATACGGATATGAGCAGAAAGGCGCGCTTCGGATTCCTTGTAATGTCGTTGTTTTTGAAAGAGTTCTTGATGCTATTCGATGTGGTCGTGATGTTTCTTTTGAGGTCCGCGATTTAATCAATTCTTCATCTGATGAACTACTTTTTGTTTAG